In a genomic window of Pontibacter liquoris:
- a CDS encoding 3-keto-disaccharide hydrolase yields the protein MKRSDLPLLLMLFPIAFAQFGCSTQNGKNTGVSAEATQESGWINLFNGKDLSGWKQVNGKADYRVEDGAIVGTTVTNSPNSFLATDKEYGDFILEFEVMLNNDINSGVQFRSISDPAVMDGRVHGYQFELDPSDRKWTGGIYDEARRDWLYPLSLNPEAQSAFKKGEWNRARIEAIGNHLTTWVNDIPVAAVIDDMTSKGIIALQVHAIEKAEDAGKEIKWRNIRIKTDDLKPREGHNAFVVNLLPNNLTEAEKAQGWTLLWDGKTTNGWRGAYKDKFPEGGWKIQDGELQVLESGGGESVNGGDIVTEKEYSAFDLQVQFKLTEGANSGIKYFVTEKENVAKASAIGLEYQLLDDERHPDAKLGRDGNRTLASLYDLMPSEKNKRFLKPIGEWNQARLVVNPDNTVEHWLNGIKVLEYKRGSQEFRDLVARSKYKDWENFGEAEKGHILLQDHGNHVSFRSIKIKDLSSNPK from the coding sequence ATGAAAAGAAGTGATCTGCCTCTTTTGCTTATGCTGTTTCCTATCGCCTTTGCTCAGTTCGGGTGCTCTACTCAGAATGGGAAAAATACGGGTGTAAGTGCTGAAGCCACACAAGAATCGGGCTGGATAAACCTGTTCAACGGCAAAGATCTGTCAGGTTGGAAGCAGGTGAACGGCAAGGCCGATTACAGGGTAGAGGACGGAGCAATTGTGGGAACTACCGTCACAAACTCCCCCAACAGCTTCCTGGCGACAGATAAAGAATATGGCGACTTCATCCTAGAGTTTGAGGTTATGCTGAACAACGACATCAACAGCGGTGTGCAGTTCCGCTCAATTTCAGACCCTGCCGTGATGGATGGCCGGGTACATGGCTACCAGTTCGAGCTGGACCCTTCCGATCGAAAATGGACCGGCGGCATTTATGATGAGGCAAGACGGGATTGGCTCTATCCGCTTAGCCTGAACCCTGAAGCCCAGTCGGCTTTTAAAAAAGGAGAGTGGAACAGGGCCCGCATCGAAGCCATCGGCAATCACCTTACCACCTGGGTAAATGACATACCGGTTGCCGCTGTGATAGATGACATGACGTCCAAAGGTATTATTGCGCTGCAGGTGCACGCCATTGAAAAGGCGGAAGACGCCGGAAAAGAAATCAAGTGGCGCAATATCCGCATCAAAACAGATGACCTGAAACCGCGCGAAGGGCATAATGCCTTTGTCGTGAACCTACTGCCAAACAACCTAACGGAGGCGGAGAAAGCGCAGGGCTGGACGTTGCTGTGGGATGGCAAAACCACCAATGGCTGGAGAGGCGCTTACAAAGATAAATTTCCGGAAGGTGGCTGGAAAATACAGGATGGAGAGTTGCAGGTGCTGGAGTCCGGCGGGGGCGAATCGGTGAACGGCGGCGACATTGTAACGGAAAAAGAGTATAGCGCCTTTGACCTGCAGGTCCAGTTCAAGCTGACAGAAGGGGCAAACAGCGGCATCAAATATTTTGTGACGGAGAAGGAAAATGTCGCTAAAGCGTCAGCCATTGGCCTGGAGTACCAGTTGCTGGACGACGAAAGGCACCCGGACGCAAAGTTGGGCCGTGACGGAAACCGCACCCTGGCTTCTTTATATGATCTGATGCCTTCGGAGAAAAACAAACGCTTTCTTAAGCCGATCGGCGAGTGGAACCAGGCGCGCCTGGTCGTGAACCCGGATAACACCGTGGAGCACTGGCTGAATGGCATCAAAGTGCTGGAATATAAGAGAGGCTCTCAGGAGTTCCGGGATTTAGTGGCCCGAAGTAAATACAAAGACTGGGAAAACTTTGGGGAAGCTGAAAAAGGCCACATCCTGCTACAGGACCACGGCAACCATGTTTCTTTCAGAAGCATTAAGATTAAAGATCTTAGCTCAAATCCTAAGTAA
- a CDS encoding S41 family peptidase yields MIKKLTLSALLAAGSVFSAVGQEAPSWLRYPAISPDGKTIVFTYKGDIYTVPTAGGNAIPLTMHEAHDFMPVWSHDGKSIAFASDRYGNFDIFVMPATGGAAQRITFHSAHEYPYEFSADNKTVLFGSTRMDAATNRQFPTASQPELYQVAVNGGRVTQVLTTPAEEVKLSHDGSKMLYHDKKGGENTWRKHHVSSVTRDIWVYDTKSGKHTKLTTYEGEDRNPVFAENDNTIYFLSEASGTFNVHKMAAQGPAKPTQVTKFEKHPVRFLTAANDGTLSFSQNGEIYTKKANGEAQKVNIRIATDAKTNNESILQVGNGIRDLAVSPNGKEVAFIYRGEVFVSAVEGSVTKRITNTPEQERSVTFSPNGKSLLYASERGKSWKVYKTDIVRQEEPYFYASTLLKETALVENDKENYDPQYSPDGKEIAFLENRMILKVLNLASKQVRTILNTNELFSMGDNDQYYTWSPDGKWLLFEYSEPGFANGEVGIIASDGKGKKMNLTESGYNDFAPKWMMGGKMMIWNSTRDGMRSQANSGGAQADVYAMFFTQDAFDKYRLSKEDYTLLKEQEEKAAKDKEKEKEQEKNKKKAKKDASPKKEDLKIDWEGLNYRKAKLTLHSSSLSDALISKDGETLYYLARFEKGYNLWSTSLRSKETKMLVTLNANRARMLWDKEQKNIFLESDGKIVKLDPATSKQETVKLDGEMNLDVAAERAFMFEHVWRRTKQTFYTAGYHGAKWDELKGDYEKYLPHISNEYEFSEMLSELLGELNVSHSGSSYSKNDPNGDATASLGIFYDQNYTGNGIKIDEVIVGGPLNKAGLNLKPGMIIQKIDGETITPDKDLAQLLNRKASKNTLLTVSDAAGKSIRDITIKPVTLGEENALLYKRWVRRNADEVDRLSNGQLGYVHIPGMNDPSYRTVYEEVMGKYANRKGMVVDTRNNGGGDLVADLAMFLSGQKFLDYTTDTRSVGVEPSFRWTKPSIALANEANYSDGHCFAFSYMDLKLGKLVGMPVPGTCTFAGWEVLQDGNVRWGVPPLGVKDVQGQYLENLQTEPNVKVMNEYELVSKGKDQQLEAAVKELLKDLEAKRSAQK; encoded by the coding sequence ATGATAAAAAAACTTACCTTATCAGCGCTACTGGCTGCAGGATCAGTATTCTCTGCAGTTGGCCAAGAGGCGCCTTCCTGGCTTCGCTACCCGGCTATCTCCCCAGACGGCAAGACCATCGTGTTTACCTACAAAGGTGATATTTACACCGTGCCGACAGCTGGTGGCAATGCCATACCGCTCACGATGCACGAAGCCCACGACTTTATGCCGGTATGGAGCCATGATGGCAAATCGATTGCCTTTGCCAGCGATCGCTACGGCAACTTCGACATCTTCGTAATGCCGGCTACCGGTGGTGCTGCCCAGCGCATTACGTTCCACTCGGCGCATGAGTATCCTTATGAATTCAGTGCTGATAATAAGACTGTACTCTTCGGCTCTACCCGCATGGATGCAGCCACTAACCGCCAGTTCCCGACCGCTTCGCAGCCAGAGCTGTACCAGGTGGCCGTAAATGGCGGACGTGTGACGCAGGTGCTTACCACTCCAGCTGAAGAGGTGAAACTGAGCCATGATGGCAGCAAAATGCTCTACCACGACAAAAAAGGCGGCGAGAATACCTGGAGAAAGCACCACGTTTCTTCGGTTACGCGCGACATCTGGGTATACGACACCAAGAGCGGCAAGCACACCAAACTCACTACCTACGAAGGCGAAGACCGCAACCCCGTTTTTGCCGAAAACGACAACACCATCTACTTCCTGAGCGAAGCCAGCGGTACCTTCAACGTGCACAAAATGGCAGCCCAGGGACCAGCCAAGCCAACACAGGTAACCAAGTTTGAGAAGCACCCGGTACGCTTCCTGACTGCTGCCAACGACGGTACGCTTTCCTTCAGTCAGAACGGGGAAATCTACACCAAAAAGGCAAACGGCGAGGCGCAGAAGGTAAACATCCGCATTGCAACAGATGCTAAAACCAACAACGAGAGCATCCTGCAGGTAGGCAATGGCATCCGTGATCTGGCCGTGTCGCCTAACGGCAAAGAGGTGGCTTTCATTTACCGCGGGGAAGTGTTTGTGAGCGCCGTGGAAGGCTCTGTAACCAAGCGTATTACTAATACGCCGGAGCAGGAGCGCAGCGTGACTTTCTCCCCGAATGGCAAGTCGCTGCTATACGCCAGCGAGCGCGGCAAGAGCTGGAAGGTATACAAGACCGATATTGTGCGACAGGAGGAACCTTACTTCTATGCTTCTACACTTCTCAAGGAAACAGCCTTGGTTGAAAACGACAAAGAAAACTATGACCCGCAGTACTCCCCTGATGGTAAGGAGATTGCCTTTTTGGAAAACCGCATGATCCTTAAAGTGCTCAATCTTGCCAGCAAGCAGGTACGCACCATACTTAACACCAACGAGCTGTTCTCCATGGGCGACAACGACCAGTACTATACTTGGAGTCCGGATGGCAAGTGGCTGTTGTTTGAGTACTCGGAGCCGGGCTTTGCCAATGGCGAAGTAGGCATCATCGCTTCAGATGGTAAAGGCAAGAAAATGAACCTGACCGAAAGCGGCTACAACGACTTTGCTCCCAAATGGATGATGGGCGGCAAGATGATGATCTGGAACAGCACCCGCGACGGCATGCGCAGCCAAGCCAACAGCGGTGGTGCTCAGGCTGACGTGTACGCCATGTTCTTCACCCAGGACGCTTTTGACAAGTATAGACTGAGCAAAGAGGACTATACCCTGCTAAAAGAACAGGAAGAAAAAGCTGCCAAAGACAAGGAGAAGGAAAAAGAGCAGGAGAAAAATAAGAAGAAGGCTAAGAAGGACGCATCTCCTAAAAAAGAAGACCTAAAGATCGACTGGGAAGGCCTCAACTACCGCAAAGCTAAGTTGACGCTTCACTCCTCCAGCCTCTCCGATGCCCTGATATCGAAAGACGGCGAGACCCTTTACTACCTGGCCCGGTTTGAGAAAGGCTACAACCTCTGGTCCACGAGCCTGCGCAGCAAAGAAACCAAAATGCTGGTGACCCTGAACGCCAACCGCGCCCGCATGCTGTGGGACAAGGAGCAGAAGAACATCTTCCTGGAGTCGGATGGCAAGATCGTGAAACTGGACCCAGCCACCAGCAAACAGGAAACCGTAAAACTGGACGGCGAAATGAACCTGGACGTGGCGGCCGAAAGAGCCTTTATGTTTGAGCACGTATGGCGCCGCACCAAGCAAACCTTCTATACTGCAGGTTATCACGGTGCCAAGTGGGACGAGCTGAAAGGCGATTACGAAAAGTACCTGCCGCATATCAGCAACGAGTATGAGTTCTCTGAAATGCTGAGCGAATTGCTGGGCGAGCTCAACGTATCGCACTCCGGCTCTAGCTACAGCAAAAACGACCCGAACGGCGACGCCACCGCTTCGCTGGGTATCTTCTACGACCAGAACTATACTGGTAACGGCATCAAGATTGATGAAGTGATTGTGGGTGGTCCGCTCAACAAGGCAGGCCTTAACCTGAAACCGGGCATGATCATCCAGAAAATCGATGGAGAAACTATCACGCCGGACAAAGATCTGGCACAGTTGCTTAACCGCAAAGCCAGTAAAAACACCCTGCTTACCGTATCGGACGCCGCTGGTAAAAGCATTCGGGACATTACCATAAAGCCTGTTACGCTGGGTGAAGAAAACGCCCTGTTGTACAAGCGCTGGGTGCGCCGCAATGCAGATGAAGTGGACCGCCTCAGCAACGGCCAGCTGGGCTATGTGCACATCCCGGGCATGAACGACCCAAGCTACCGCACGGTGTACGAAGAAGTGATGGGCAAGTATGCCAACCGCAAAGGTATGGTGGTGGATACCCGCAACAACGGCGGCGGTGACCTGGTGGCAGACCTGGCCATGTTCCTGAGCGGCCAGAAATTCCTCGACTATACCACTGACACCCGCTCTGTGGGCGTTGAGCCGTCTTTCCGTTGGACTAAGCCAAGCATTGCGCTAGCCAACGAAGCCAACTACAGCGACGGCCACTGTTTCGCTTTCAGCTACATGGACCTGAAGCTGGGCAAGCTGGTAGGTATGCCAGTGCCGGGCACCTGTACCTTTGCCGGCTGGGAAGTGCTGCAGGACGGCAATGTGCGCTGGGGCGTGCCGCCACTGGGCGTAAAAGACGTGCAGGGCCAGTACCTGGAGAACCTGCAGACCGAACCGAATGTGAAAGTAATGAACGAGTACGAACTGGTGAGCAAAGGCAAGGACCAGCAGCTGGAGGCAGCTGTGAAAGAACTGCTGAAAGACCTAGAAGCGAAGAGAAGCGCTCAGAAATAA
- a CDS encoding Gfo/Idh/MocA family protein translates to MEKKTVRAGIVGSGFAAKFHYEALQRVFSARVDIAGAYSPSPENLQAFTAERNLKAFSSLEELLEESDVVHVCTPPVTHEPIVIAALKRNKHVIVEKPFTGYFGDGEADFDGDTFSREKGLEATLASIKRMLQAEKESEGLIMYAENWVYAPAIQKEREVLEKTGAQIIWMHGEESHSGSHSLAYGQWKLSGGGSMIGKGCHPLSAAIYLKHVEGRARDGKPIRPQSISARTHAITRMPGFRDEGHLRTTYKDIEDFAMLHVVFEDGTIADVFASELVLGGVHNWIEVNTNNHRTICNIHPNNAMQAYTPAAHYFKDVYVVEKTETKQGWSAMSPDEAWFAGYQHEMEAFYRSATLEEPVESNSALAADVIATIYAGYVSSERKGAETLITVL, encoded by the coding sequence ATGGAAAAAAAAACGGTAAGGGCAGGGATTGTTGGTTCCGGATTCGCCGCAAAATTTCATTACGAAGCGCTGCAGCGCGTTTTCAGCGCCAGGGTGGACATTGCGGGTGCCTACTCTCCCTCTCCTGAAAACCTGCAGGCATTTACAGCAGAAAGAAACCTGAAGGCCTTCAGTAGCCTGGAGGAACTACTCGAAGAGTCGGATGTGGTGCATGTCTGTACGCCGCCTGTTACCCATGAGCCCATCGTCATTGCCGCCTTAAAACGGAACAAGCACGTGATCGTGGAAAAGCCTTTTACGGGGTACTTTGGCGATGGGGAGGCGGATTTTGATGGTGATACTTTCTCCAGGGAAAAAGGGCTGGAAGCGACCTTAGCTAGTATAAAGCGGATGCTTCAGGCCGAGAAAGAAAGCGAAGGCCTTATTATGTATGCGGAGAACTGGGTATATGCCCCGGCCATTCAGAAAGAGCGCGAGGTGCTGGAGAAAACGGGCGCGCAGATTATCTGGATGCATGGGGAGGAATCGCATTCCGGCTCTCACTCGCTGGCTTATGGACAGTGGAAGCTTTCCGGCGGCGGCTCCATGATTGGCAAAGGGTGCCATCCCTTGTCGGCAGCCATCTACCTGAAGCACGTGGAGGGCCGTGCCCGTGACGGCAAACCTATCCGTCCGCAGTCTATCTCCGCCAGAACACATGCCATCACGCGCATGCCTGGCTTCCGGGATGAGGGCCACCTGCGAACAACCTATAAAGACATTGAAGACTTTGCGATGCTGCACGTGGTGTTCGAAGATGGCACTATTGCCGACGTGTTTGCCAGTGAATTGGTGCTGGGCGGCGTGCATAACTGGATCGAGGTGAACACCAACAACCACCGTACCATCTGCAACATACACCCTAACAATGCCATGCAGGCCTATACGCCGGCAGCGCATTATTTCAAGGATGTGTATGTGGTGGAGAAAACAGAGACGAAGCAGGGGTGGTCCGCTATGTCGCCGGACGAGGCCTGGTTTGCGGGCTATCAGCATGAGATGGAAGCCTTTTACAGGTCTGCTACCTTAGAGGAGCCCGTGGAAAGCAACAGCGCCCTGGCTGCCGATGTGATCGCCACCATCTATGCCGGCTATGTCTCCTCCGAGCGAAAAGGCGCTGAAACGCTCATTACTGTTCTGTAA
- a CDS encoding MFS transporter — protein MEKIKLSETSTENIVKVGSYRWVVCALLFFATTINYIDRQVIGLLKPTLEREFNWSELDYGYIIMFFSASYALGYIVFGSIIDKLGSKLGYAVSVTVWSIAAMLHAAARTTLGFGLVRGLLGLAEAGNFPAAVKAVAEWFPRKERALATGIFNSGTSIGAVAAPLLVPWMLSAYGWQEAFLLTGAIGFVWLVLWWYFYEVPSRQKRLSPQEYSFIHSDEEFEHQENAGSLKWGRLLRIRQTWVFIIGKVLTDPVWWFFLFWLPSYFATTFKLDLTKPSLPLAVVYTATTFGSIGGGYLSSYLIKKGWPVLKARKTTLLLVAFVVLPIILARYATDIWVAVGIISLAAAAHQAWSTNIFTIVSDIVPKSAVSTVVGIGGMSGSIASTVFPLFVGALLQYYENLGNIGAGYNILFIICGLAYFSAWIIIHFLTRRMKPVALS, from the coding sequence ATGGAAAAGATAAAACTAAGCGAGACCAGCACCGAAAACATAGTGAAGGTAGGGAGTTACCGTTGGGTGGTCTGCGCCTTACTTTTCTTTGCCACCACCATCAACTATATCGACAGGCAGGTCATCGGTTTGTTGAAGCCTACCCTGGAGCGCGAGTTTAACTGGTCAGAGCTGGACTATGGCTACATCATCATGTTCTTTTCTGCTTCTTATGCCCTGGGTTACATCGTGTTCGGCAGCATCATCGATAAGCTTGGTTCCAAGCTTGGGTACGCTGTTTCGGTAACTGTCTGGAGTATAGCGGCCATGCTGCATGCCGCTGCCAGGACAACGCTGGGTTTTGGGCTGGTCAGAGGGCTGTTGGGTCTGGCTGAGGCTGGGAACTTCCCGGCAGCCGTAAAAGCCGTAGCCGAGTGGTTCCCCAGGAAGGAGCGCGCGCTGGCTACGGGCATATTCAACTCCGGCACTAGTATAGGTGCCGTGGCAGCGCCCTTGCTTGTGCCCTGGATGCTGAGTGCTTATGGCTGGCAGGAGGCGTTCCTGCTTACTGGGGCTATTGGTTTTGTCTGGCTGGTGCTGTGGTGGTACTTCTATGAGGTGCCTTCGCGCCAGAAAAGACTATCGCCACAGGAATATTCCTTCATTCACAGCGATGAGGAATTTGAACATCAGGAAAATGCCGGCTCACTGAAATGGGGGCGCCTGCTGCGCATCCGCCAAACGTGGGTGTTCATCATCGGCAAAGTGCTGACTGATCCTGTCTGGTGGTTCTTCTTGTTCTGGTTGCCGTCTTATTTCGCGACAACATTTAAGCTGGACCTGACCAAACCCAGCCTGCCGCTGGCTGTAGTATACACGGCTACTACGTTTGGCAGTATTGGTGGAGGATACTTGTCGTCTTATCTCATAAAGAAAGGCTGGCCTGTGCTGAAGGCAAGAAAAACAACGCTGCTTCTTGTTGCCTTTGTGGTGCTGCCGATCATCCTGGCAAGGTATGCGACCGACATCTGGGTGGCAGTGGGCATCATCAGTTTGGCGGCGGCTGCGCACCAGGCATGGAGCACGAATATCTTTACCATTGTGTCAGACATAGTGCCTAAAAGTGCTGTCAGTACGGTGGTGGGTATAGGTGGTATGTCTGGCTCTATTGCTTCCACTGTTTTTCCTCTGTTTGTGGGGGCGCTGCTGCAGTACTATGAAAATCTTGGAAACATTGGTGCCGGCTACAATATACTGTTTATCATCTGTGGTCTCGCTTATTTTTCAGCATGGATCATCATCCACTTCCTGACCAGACGTATGAAGCCGGTAGCGCTTTCGTAA
- a CDS encoding DUF7133 domain-containing protein, whose product MKNKLYLLLLPVIVGAFCSCQQQGSKITQTGTPGEVTKEEAAKVSLDSSPVLSPEKSIDLMQLADGFDISLVAAEPLISTPVAMTFDHNGRIWVVEMEGYMPDTVGTGEEVPNGKIVILEDSNSDGVADQRKVFLDSLVLPRALCLIDGGILVAETPSLWYYEIKNDKPGKRTLVDANYAEGGNVEHQPNGLLRAMDNWIYNAKSAKRYRKEGDEWKIEETHFRGQWGISQDNYGRLYYNNNSDNVLGDYFMPGFGATNKNQPGVAGFNEKIIADNRVYPLRPTPGVNRGYMEGILDDSLRLVNFTAASSPLVYRGGLFGEAYASNVFVAEPAGNLIKRNILNENGYVVSGKQAYESKEFLASIDERFRPVSLYNGPDGALYVVDMYRGIIQHKTYLTTYLKNEIGRRKLTQPLGYGRIYRITPKNKQAKPVKLPQDPEQLVDLLGHPNGWVRDNAQQMLIDDHFTQAIPALRLAAKNTGKPLQAMHALWALEGLGALQTQEVIALLQQPVWPVRMQALSVLPSVMNKTNVSQYVPVLEQLVASNDTLAAPYVAFLANDIQRYDQAAAQSLLRQIARTYPTNDYVADAVISNYRDRENALQKQLTAFVADTSVVISKRLQRVLNQIGSTKVKNDVKDLLKEFPKGAAMFASTCQTCHGPDGNGVRSLAPPLNQSDWVTGEKGRLISIVLFGLTGPVRVNGHLYKAPEINGDMPGIGYDKTLSNEDLAQLLSFIRKSWRNDADRINPEEVGEVRLRLKDRQKAFTVDELNKLYP is encoded by the coding sequence ATGAAAAACAAACTGTATTTACTTCTCTTACCTGTCATAGTAGGTGCCTTTTGCTCCTGTCAGCAACAGGGTTCTAAAATTACCCAAACAGGTACTCCCGGCGAAGTAACAAAAGAGGAGGCTGCCAAAGTAAGCCTGGATTCCTCGCCCGTGCTCTCTCCTGAGAAATCTATTGACCTGATGCAGCTAGCTGATGGATTTGACATAAGCTTGGTTGCCGCAGAACCCCTAATCAGCACGCCCGTTGCCATGACCTTTGATCATAATGGGCGCATATGGGTGGTGGAGATGGAGGGCTATATGCCCGACACCGTCGGAACAGGAGAAGAAGTACCCAACGGTAAGATCGTGATTCTGGAAGACAGCAACAGCGATGGGGTGGCCGATCAACGGAAGGTGTTTCTAGACTCCCTGGTATTGCCACGCGCGCTCTGCCTGATTGATGGGGGCATTCTGGTGGCTGAAACGCCAAGCCTGTGGTACTATGAAATAAAAAATGACAAGCCGGGTAAAAGGACTTTGGTGGACGCTAATTATGCGGAAGGCGGAAATGTGGAGCACCAGCCAAACGGCCTGCTCCGGGCCATGGATAACTGGATCTATAATGCCAAGTCTGCAAAGCGCTACCGGAAAGAGGGCGATGAGTGGAAGATTGAGGAGACGCACTTTCGGGGGCAATGGGGCATTTCGCAGGACAATTATGGGCGGCTATACTATAACAACAACTCCGATAATGTATTAGGCGACTATTTTATGCCGGGTTTCGGGGCGACTAACAAAAACCAGCCTGGTGTAGCAGGGTTTAATGAGAAGATCATAGCCGATAACCGGGTGTACCCTCTCCGGCCAACGCCCGGCGTGAACAGGGGATACATGGAAGGCATATTGGATGACAGCCTTCGCCTGGTGAACTTTACGGCCGCCAGCAGTCCTTTAGTATACCGGGGCGGTCTGTTCGGGGAAGCTTACGCGTCTAATGTGTTTGTAGCTGAACCGGCAGGCAACCTCATTAAGCGCAACATCCTGAACGAAAATGGATACGTTGTAAGCGGGAAGCAGGCGTACGAAAGCAAAGAGTTCCTGGCAAGTATAGATGAGCGCTTCCGCCCGGTCAGCTTGTACAATGGCCCGGACGGCGCCTTATACGTGGTAGACATGTACCGCGGCATTATTCAGCACAAGACCTACCTGACCACCTACCTTAAAAACGAAATCGGTCGCCGTAAATTAACGCAGCCTTTAGGGTATGGCCGCATCTACAGAATCACTCCAAAAAACAAACAGGCAAAACCCGTAAAGTTGCCTCAAGACCCGGAGCAACTGGTAGATCTGCTGGGCCATCCGAATGGCTGGGTGCGCGACAACGCGCAGCAAATGCTCATAGACGATCACTTTACGCAGGCTATACCTGCTTTGCGGCTGGCGGCTAAAAACACGGGTAAGCCTTTGCAGGCCATGCACGCCCTGTGGGCCTTGGAAGGCCTGGGAGCCTTGCAGACACAGGAGGTTATTGCCTTGCTGCAGCAGCCCGTCTGGCCTGTGCGGATGCAGGCGCTGAGCGTGTTGCCGTCTGTGATGAACAAAACGAATGTGTCGCAGTATGTGCCGGTGCTGGAGCAACTGGTAGCTAGCAACGATACCCTGGCAGCGCCTTATGTCGCTTTCCTGGCCAACGACATCCAGCGATATGACCAGGCAGCCGCCCAAAGTCTGCTGCGGCAGATTGCCAGGACGTATCCGACAAACGACTATGTGGCAGATGCGGTAATAAGCAATTACCGGGACCGGGAAAATGCGCTTCAAAAGCAACTCACAGCCTTTGTAGCAGACACCTCGGTGGTCATTAGTAAAAGGTTGCAGCGCGTACTAAACCAAATCGGGAGCACAAAAGTGAAAAACGATGTCAAAGATTTGCTGAAGGAGTTTCCGAAAGGGGCCGCAATGTTTGCCTCGACTTGCCAGACCTGCCACGGTCCCGACGGCAATGGTGTGAGATCCCTGGCACCACCGCTGAACCAGTCGGATTGGGTAACGGGAGAAAAGGGGAGACTGATCTCTATTGTGTTGTTTGGCCTGACTGGACCCGTGCGCGTAAACGGCCACCTGTACAAAGCACCGGAGATAAACGGCGACATGCCAGGCATTGGCTACGACAAAACGCTATCTAACGAAGACCTCGCCCAACTGCTTAGCTTTATCCGGAAATCGTGGCGTAACGATGCAGATAGAATCAACCCCGAAGAAGTAGGTGAAGTACGGCTACGGCTGAAGGACCGGCAAAAAGCATTTACGGTGGATGAGTTAAACAAATTATACCCGTAG